A portion of the Streptococcus sp. Marseille-Q6470 genome contains these proteins:
- the galU gene encoding UTP--glucose-1-phosphate uridylyltransferase GalU has translation MKQKVRKAVIPAAGLGTRFLPATKALAKEMLPIVDKPTIQFIVEEALKSGIEDILVVTGKSKRSIEDHFDSNFELEYNLKEKGKTDLLRLVDETTGMRLHFIRQTHPRGLGDAVLQAKAFVGNEPFVVMLGDDLMDITDDNAVPLTKQLMNDYEETHASTIAVMPVPHEEVSAYGVIAPQGEGKDGLYSVETFVEKPAPEDAPSDLAIIGRYLLTPEIFGILENQKPGAGNEIQLTDAIDTLNKTQRVFAREFKGSRYDVGDKFGFMKTSIEYALKHPQVKDHLKDYLIDLGKELSGEK, from the coding sequence ATGAAGCAAAAAGTTAGAAAAGCTGTTATCCCTGCCGCGGGGCTTGGAACTCGTTTCCTTCCAGCAACCAAAGCCTTGGCCAAAGAAATGTTGCCAATTGTGGATAAACCAACCATTCAATTCATCGTTGAAGAAGCTCTTAAGTCTGGAATTGAGGATATTCTTGTCGTAACAGGGAAGTCAAAACGTTCGATTGAAGACCACTTTGACTCAAACTTTGAACTAGAATACAACCTCAAGGAAAAAGGGAAAACAGATCTCTTAAGATTAGTGGATGAAACGACTGGCATGCGCCTTCACTTCATCCGTCAAACACACCCACGCGGACTCGGAGATGCTGTTTTACAAGCCAAAGCTTTCGTCGGAAACGAACCATTTGTGGTGATGCTCGGAGATGACCTCATGGATATCACTGATGACAATGCTGTCCCATTGACCAAGCAGCTCATGAATGATTATGAAGAGACTCATGCTTCTACCATCGCTGTAATGCCTGTACCACACGAAGAAGTCTCTGCTTATGGTGTTATTGCTCCTCAAGGAGAAGGAAAAGACGGACTTTACAGTGTTGAAACTTTCGTTGAAAAACCAGCGCCTGAGGATGCTCCAAGTGATCTTGCCATCATCGGTCGTTACCTACTCACACCTGAGATTTTTGGTATTCTTGAAAATCAAAAACCTGGTGCCGGAAATGAAATCCAGCTAACAGATGCTATCGATACACTTAACAAAACTCAACGTGTATTCGCTCGCGAATTTAAAGGTTCACGTTATGACGTTGGAGACAAGTTTGGCTTTATGAAAACTTCCATCGAATACGCCCTTAAACATCCTCAAGTTAAAGACCACTTGAAAGACTACTTGATTGATCTCGGTAAAGAACTTTCAGGAGAAAAATAA
- a CDS encoding NAD(P)H-dependent glycerol-3-phosphate dehydrogenase translates to MNKQTIAVLGPGSWGTALSQVLNDNGHEVRIWGNIPDQIDEINTQHTNKRYFKDTVLDEKIVAYHDLAEVLKGVDAVLFVVPTKVTRLVAQQVAAVLDHKVVIMHASKGLEPNSHKRLSTILEEEIPEELRSEIVVVSGPSHAEETIVRDITLITAASKDLQTAQYVQKLFSNHYFRLYTNTDVIGVETAGALKNIIAVGAGALHGLGFGDNAKAAIITRGLAEITRLGVKLGANPLTYSGLSGVGDLIVTGTSVHSRNWRAGDALGRGEALADIEANMGMVIEGISTTKAAYELAQELGVYMPITQAIYQVIYENVNIKDAVSELMSNEFKAENEWS, encoded by the coding sequence ACGTATCTGGGGAAATATTCCTGACCAAATTGACGAAATCAATACACAACATACCAACAAACGCTATTTTAAGGATACTGTATTAGACGAAAAGATTGTTGCCTATCATGATTTGGCAGAAGTTTTGAAAGGTGTTGACGCTGTTTTGTTCGTAGTCCCAACTAAGGTGACCAGACTGGTAGCTCAACAAGTGGCTGCTGTTCTTGACCATAAAGTCGTCATCATGCATGCTTCGAAAGGTCTTGAACCAAATAGTCACAAACGTCTTTCAACCATTCTTGAAGAAGAAATTCCTGAAGAGTTACGCAGTGAAATTGTGGTTGTATCTGGTCCTAGTCATGCGGAAGAAACGATCGTCCGCGACATCACCTTGATCACTGCTGCTTCGAAAGATTTACAAACTGCTCAATATGTCCAAAAACTCTTTAGCAACCACTACTTCCGTCTTTATACCAATACAGATGTGATTGGAGTGGAAACTGCTGGTGCTCTTAAAAATATCATTGCTGTTGGTGCAGGTGCCCTTCATGGACTTGGATTTGGAGACAATGCCAAGGCTGCTATTATCACGCGCGGGCTTGCGGAAATCACTCGTCTAGGAGTCAAGCTTGGAGCAAATCCATTAACTTACAGTGGTCTTTCTGGAGTTGGGGATTTAATCGTCACCGGAACTTCTGTCCACTCACGCAACTGGCGAGCAGGTGATGCTCTTGGGCGTGGTGAAGCCTTGGCAGATATCGAAGCCAACATGGGAATGGTCATCGAAGGAATTTCAACAACCAAAGCCGCTTACGAATTGGCGCAAGAGCTTGGAGTTTATATGCCTATTACTCAGGCTATCTACCAAGTTATTTATGAAAATGTTAATATTAAAGATGCTGTTTCTGAACTCATGAGTAACGAGTTCAAGGCAGAGAACGAGTGGTCATAA